A single genomic interval of Meleagris gallopavo isolate NT-WF06-2002-E0010 breed Aviagen turkey brand Nicholas breeding stock chromosome 6, Turkey_5.1, whole genome shotgun sequence harbors:
- the ASTE1 gene encoding protein asteroid homolog 1 — translation MRAEPGRRAASAAAAMGVPGLTAFVEECGSFFAELRVRDTKLVIDGSSLYYHLFFTSAADFRRGGDYGPFAAAADEFFAVLRSCGVAAFVVLDGALPAVCEFDRVQKSIKKTFVQAASLPAPFGDDGFSLDRLVEVPMSRRQLLLLETLGVKMSLLKSVPAHLQLPVAVTCCWTRCSEPKVNLHHLKALLLMIVAGELHRITNEPDLTVLHPEDNRIACNEFLKWKEEKLQNKDFDLDAAHGFCQWQCCLEMGLYLNQLLCSPLPEPDLARLYSGTLVHGLYQELKSTPSVENLFSSSPKMTELYQVLLNIVVSTVSPDFFQKKTEAKSESCRKKKASKKTKAVRRAVSETQCLRDVNRFASLSVDD, via the exons ATGCGTGCCGAGCCCGGCCGGAGGGCCGCTTCCGCCGCCGCCGCCATGGGCGTCCCGGGGCTGACGGCCTTCGTGGAGGAGTGCGGTTCGTTCTTCGCGGAGCTGCGGGTGCGGGACACCAAGCTGGTGATCGACGGCAGCAGCCTCTACTACCACCTCTTCTTCACCTCCGCCGCCGATTTCCGCCGCGGCGGCGATTACGGCCCGTTCGCGGCGGCCGCGGACGAGTTTTTCGCCGTCCTGCGCTCCTGCGGCGTGGCCGCCTTCGTGGTGCTGGA CGGCGCGCTGCCGGCCGTGTGCGAGTTCGACCGAGTCCAAAAGTCGATTAAAAAGACGTTTGTCCAAGCGGCGAGCCTCCCCGCGCCTTTTGGCGATGATG GCTTCTCTTTGGACAGGTTAGTGGAG gTGCCAATGTCACGCCGTCAGCTACTTCTGCTGGAGACTTTAGGAGTGAAAATGAGTTTGCTAAAATCTGTCCCTGCCCACTTACAGCTCCCTGTTGCTGTAACCTGTTGTTGGACGCGTTGTTCGGAACCTAAAGTGAACTTGCATCATTTAAAGGCTCTACTTCTCATGATAGTAGCTGGAGAACTGCACAGGATAACAAATGAGCCAG ATCTCACAGTTCTCCACCCAGAAGACAACAGAATTGCTTGTAATGAGTTTCTAaaatggaaggaagagaaactgcaaaataaagacTTTGATTTAGATGCTGCACACGGCTTTTGCCAGTGGCAGTGCTGTCTTGAGATGGGATTGTATCTCAACCAGCTACTCTGCAGTCCTCTCCCCGAGCCAGACTTAGCTAG GCTCTATAGTGGGACCCTCGTGCACGGACTGTATCAAGAGCTTAAGTCAACACCTTCAGTGGAAAATCTGTTCAGTTCTTCTCCAAAAATGACTGAGCTTTATCAGGTTCTGTTGAATATAGTCGTATCAACTGTATCTCCAGacttctttcagaagaaaacagaggcCAAATCTGAGtcctgcagaaagaagaaagcatctAAAAAGACAAAGGCTGTCAGGCGTGCTGTATCTGAAACTCAGTGTTTACGTGATGTTAATAGGTTTGCATCACTCAGTGTGGATGACTGA